CCTTTAACTCTCTGTAATTCAACACAGCAGTAAACTACATCCTCGACTGTCCAAGAAGGGGACAGGCAAATGGCACCAATATCCGTGGAGGACAGGGCacgtcaggaagggaaggagaaagGGAAGAAGAGAAAGCGGGGGAGGAAGAAGTAGAGAGGAGAGAATGGTAATTGGAAGTGAGGGAGAGGCCAAGATGAATCTTGTTACAGTCAGCCTGTGCACATAGTTTTAAGAAATTTGTATTTGTATAATATTAGATACTATTTCTTTAGTTTTTACtgtgatgaattgttctaaaataaTTATTGGTTATTGTATACAATACAGATTATAGGTCCCTCCACATGCTCCCATATCCACTAGGCAGTTCCTCCCGACTCTCCCCACACTCTCTCGACACCCCCTACTTTGAAACcaccccaccccaacaccacctatACCATGCGTCTTGAGCCACAGCCATACAGGATTAATAGAGTATGGCCCGATGCTTGACTTCCGTTTCTGTAAAAATCTTGGGTTCCGGATTTCAGTCCGGATATGGACAAGTTGGTAGAAAGTTTTCAGTAAAAATCTCAGGTTCCGGATTTCAGTCCGGATATGGACAAGCTGGTAAAAAGTTATCTGGATTTTATTTAAGCTCTGCCTGTATACTTGTACCTGGACAAACCTCCGAATTATCCAGATTCTATGGACGTACATCCTGATATGGACATAAAACTATCTGGATGTGATTTTGTCCGGATGGCCCCGTTATCCGGTTTAACAGTATTCAGATAATCaagataatctatataaataaatcttTTAAATAAATTTATACAAAACCTATTAACTATTATTACTCCCTGACTTGACAACCTCGGGTTGGAGATTGTTTTAGAAGAGTGGTCTGGTCACTAACTAGCTGAATTATTAGATATGCGGGGGAGAGATACAGAGATTGGAAGCTTAATAAAAATTGCGTTAATCCAAGAACAGATGTCGGGTAAACTGATATTGCAGTGCGAGTACCCACaacgggtggttatcttgaggttatcttgaaatgattttgaggctttagtgtccccgcggcccggtcctcgaccaggccttcacccccaggaagcagcctgtgacagctaactaacacccaggtacctattttactgctaggtaacaggggcaagggtgaaagaaactctgcccattgtttctcgccggcttctgggatcgaatccaggaccacaggatcacaagtccagcgtgctgtccgctcggccgacctagtCTCCATTATCTGCGTTACTTTTGAGGGCTTTGTCCAGGACAGTTGAACTTCCAATGATCACTCATCATTACATACGATGGTAACTGCAAACAAATCTCACTGAAAACCTTTTGCATCAATGTGGTCATGCAACTCCAACAATGCTGTGCATCATTTGAAGCACAGCATTGTTGGGTGAAAAAAAATATTATGGGGCCAGACAGGATTGCAGCAAGGGAGTATATTACATGCCACTGTCTAGATGTGCAGGGAACAGCTttacataaagcaggacagagtgCGCCATGTGTGCAGGCACATTGAGAGACATTGCCAAATAGAAAACTTGTAcacacacagtgttcaagagagaacttgataaacacctccaaaggatacctgatcaaccaggctgtgattcatacatcaggctgcgagcagccgtgtccagcagcctggttgaccagtccagcaacgaggccaggccgaggaccgggccacagggacattGAGCCTCAAAAACATCACAAGGTAACGGTGTAAGGAGTGTGAATAAGCCAACCTTGAGAGTTATGTGAGGAGGCACAAAATGAAGGTGACAGGTTTTCTATAATATAATGTGCCACGAGATATTATGAGCTGACATTTGATCTTTGTTATATTATATGGTATTTACAGACTTGTTTACTTCAGTAAACAGTGTCTTCATATAGAGtttaaaattttatatttaaaaaatgTGGAAATTGTAGGATATGAATCCCTGTATCACTACCTATAATTCTATTTGTAAATGTCTTTGCATTCAACACAGGTGAAGGGAATTAAAAAGTACCATCTTTTCAGGAGTGTGTCTCATCATGGTATAAAAGTGAGAGTTTCCTCAAGACATGGATAGCTAAAGGTCCCATTCCGTATAATCCAGTCCAGTCTACCCTTGCCCTTCTCAAAAGCTCTCCATCAACCACTCCATTAACAAGTTCCTCAGCAtcaactccacctgaacaggtaaaATCATGAAAACATGTTATAAGATAGTAACAAAGTGTTGTGATATTGTTGaaatattaaataattttttctggggggagccccgaagctatccaggctgatatgctaacgtCAGACTTTTGCATCAGTCATTtgtatgactgatgccaaagtctgacattctttgggcctactggagaccacgagccagaacctggcccccctcagagaggcaaggggagcaatggactatagaagcccccgtatggttggaagcattctatgtctgccatcgactgggtcaggcacccagaaaggtaagcgtctcgaaacaaacccctattctggagaaaatattgctaccaaaagccgaacaagtggatagaactccccaaacaaagacgagcaaactagtatgatgtcaccCGTTGTTGCGCCGCCGTCTGTGCAGTTTCCACCCTTCCTGGAAGGaggaaggggaaagggggagtcagcctcaagaactacaccccagttcttgaggctgatgctataggcagcggttgtgtgctctggctccaaacTTTTGCGGCGCTGTGCCGTGTGTGTGGCAGCTGTTCTCCagaggtgcgagagccaggagttactcttcagtactcgggctgcatgtgcctagggttaccttccctaggtgccctgtaagtacagtactgcccttggagcttgggggttaccttccacaggtTCCTTGGGATCTGCCTCTGTGGGTCCATTTAACTGCTCGGTTTTTTGGCTGCCCTTTGGGTACCTTGGTGTTTTGTCTCCCTAGTTTACCTAGGGAGATGTtaaggaggggggaggaagaggagaggtgttactgtttggaaggggagtccccttccattataacatcaggcagtgatgacttctctggggtacacacactcctacgttttgcctacataccactaggacttggttGTGATTCACTGCTTGTCTGTCTCGCTAAAAACCTATCCATAGACTTTTGTTTTGCCATACAttttaatttttgtctgtagtgaggcatcacagtgtcattaaaaaggttaaggcaatGGCCTACTGCACtgtgatttgggtgagtcgtttttGCAAACATTTGCACTTCTtctcatgctgcacacattttcttaattaatgaggaagggacattctgtactgtttcgtcctcccctgaagaaatttcctcagctgtctcttgttgctgctccttgtgaagCTCTTCGGTGGTCTGTTCTTCGCTGAGTTCCTCCGGCAGCTCGCAGCACACAgcgctcacaacactatgaatgccacttctttttctaaatttctcaaaccatcccctgcttgccgtaaactctttcgtatctgcatcactcgttccaggggttttctttaaaaggtcttcatgcaatttccttgctctttcacaaatgatggcctctgaaactctatcacccgctaactccttgctgtgtatccaaattaataataactgttcaacatcctcaagtatttgtgttctatgtttcgtgattattgatacACGATTTGCCATTTTAACACTCATAatatcctttttcttagcaagtatggtggatatcgttgactgagatttgttgtactgcctaactAGTTCAgcaacccgcacaccatcttcatatttacgaatgatctcttgtttttgctctatggtcatccttacatgtgttttcatatgttgaaccttaccactgactttcttgggactcatggcatgatatataagaatcagttttatgttcaaataacAAAAAATCACAAAAATAAAATAGAATTTCTTATAAgcatgatcgtcactaagcgTGTAAACTGTTTACCAGAAGTcactctggtaaactgaggcaggttggccTGTGTGACCGGGAACCATGAGCTCGGTTGACCCGAACGTGTATCAACAAATATCATTAGTCGAAGGCACTATCGTAAGTCGAGTTGCATTTTCCAGTCAAATTTTTATCGTAACTCAGAATTATCGTAAGTTGGGGCAgtagtaagtcgaggtgccactgtaccctGTTAATGTTCCGGGTGCTTCTCGGGTTTGTGTAGtagtgggtcgcaggttgcagccagttatcTCGACttgagttgaggagtgagtgCCAGCTGCCTCCCGGttaagtccctcttttcctttatctttggttaggtagctccagagaatcgaaggggctctccacagaaaaccagcgttgaatgtaatgaaatgccattttctgggcgagacccagaggctctCCCTCTGGTCGGCGTTTGTTTATATTCAGTTACTGAAATGGGATTGGGTAGCAGGCACAGGGGCCTGGGGCTTCCCCTGTGGGTGGGAGTTGTGCAGACAGCGGTGCGGTGGCTgttgtgatgtcatgcttgtttactTGTTGTCTGATTGGGTAGTTCTGCTTGCTCGTTCTGCTTCtggtttgcaatttttaaccagctgtagtttgttttgggattcctacctttctgggtgcctgacctggtagatggcagatatagactgcTTCCAACCACGCaagggtgtctataggccattgcaccTCGTGCCtctagggggccaggttctgtctcatggtccccagtagactTAGAACTCAATCAATTGACTGTTGCTATGGTTTAATATAAACACATCTGCCCGGTATAGCTCGTGGGAGACTCCCGGGTCAtcccccagaaaatggtgtttcattacattcaatgctggttttatttTTTCTTGCAGAATAAGTCAGCACGTGCAGCAGTATCAAGAGAACAGTTAATAGAAGCTCAGTCAGCTTGGATACATCCTTCTGCCAACACACTGCGGACACCCAATCCAGCTCCTGTGCTTCCTGTCGAAGGAGAAACCAACATTCTTATTACTTCCGCTCTTCCCTACGTTAATAATGTACCTCATCTTGGAAATATTATTGGTTGCGTCCTTTCAGCCGACTGCTTTGCTAGGTTTTGTCGTTTGCGAGGTGATAATGTTTTATATATTTGTGGGACAGATGAATATGGCACAGCAACGGAAAACAAAGCTATTGCAGAAGGACTCACACCACAACAAATTTGTGATAAATACCACGTCATCCATGCTGATGTTTACAAATGGTTTAATATCAGCTTTGATTATTTTGGGCGTACAACAACAGAACAGCAAACAAAGATTGCTCAGGATATTTTCACAAAGCTAGATAATAATGGCAAAATCTTTAAAGAGTCGGTGGAACAGCTTTATTGCAAGAAATGTGAACGATTTCTAGCCGACAGATTTGTAGAGGGTATATGTCCTCATCCAGGCTGTGGATATGAAGATGCTAGAGGTGATCAGTGTGATGGCTGTGGGAAGTTAATTAATGCCATGGAGCTTGTAAAACCTCGATGTAAGCTCTGTTCTAGTCTACCTGAAGTTAAGTCTTCTAACCATCTTTTTTTGGACTTGCCATCAATTGAGCCTGACTTAAGTTCGTGGTTGGCAACAACTTCCAAGCAGTGGACAAATAATGCAAAAGTTATCTGTGACTCTTGGATAAGAGATGGGCTCAAAACTCGGTGCATCACTCGTGATTTGAAGTGGGGTACTCCAGTTCCCAAAGATGGCTTCAGGGATAAAGTATTCTACGTTTGGTTTGATGCTCCTATCGGTTATTTAAGCATTACTGCCTGTTATACTGATCAATGGGAGAAATGGTGGAAGAACCCCAGTCATGTGCAGTACTATGAATTTATGGCTAAGGACAATGTTCCATTCCATGGTGTTGTGTTCCCTTCAACCCAGTTGGGAAGTGGTGACAATTGGACTATAGTCAATAATCTGATTGCTACTGAATATCTCAACTATGAGGATGGCAAATTCTCAAAGAGTCGAGGTGTGGGCGTGTTTGGTGACCAAGTCATGGACACTGGGATTCCTAGTGATGTTTGGAGATTTTATCTTTTGTATCTTAGACCAGAGGTTCATGACACGGCTTTTTCTTGGGTTGATCTGCAAACGAAGAACAACAGTGAACTTCTCAATAACTTGGGAAACTTTGTCCATCGATCACTGTCTTTTGTGTTCAAATTTTTTGGATCGGCCATTCCAGCAGCCAAACCTACTGAACCAGATTTTCGGGTTATGGTTGCAGTTAATCAAGAGCTCCAGTTGTATGCAACAGCTCTAGGAAATAATCGTCAACGAGATGGGTTAAGGCATATCTTATCTATAACAAGGATTGGGAACCAATACATTCAGGAACATGAACCCTACAAACTTATTAAGCCTGATAGATCAGCAGAAGACAGGGAACGTGGAGCCACAGTGACTGCTATTGCAGCCAACATTGTAGCTCTTGTATCTGTAATTTTGAGTCCTTACATGCCGAACACTGCAGAACAcatccaagtttttctgaataagCCTCCACAATTACAGGGACTTCCTAGTTTATTTACACAATTTCTTTCTACTGGGCATGTCATCCAAGAACCAAAACCCCTCATCACTCCCATTGATGATGAAATGATTCAGAAACTAGCTAAGAAATTTGCTGGTCAGGCTGTGCCAGAAAAGAAGCCGGTTAATCCAGCAGAAGTATGCCGTCTGGAGAGCCTTGTCCAAGAGCAGGTAAGAGAATGTAAAATTCTGAATGTTGATAGCAAAGCTTTTTGATAACTTAGTTTACGTTATTGTTTAAACAATGTATTACTAGGCATACAAACTGATATCATGAATGAGGGTTTAGAGAGACCCTCACAGTGCATCAAACTTTCATATTGTTTGttactttttattattattttgtcaCAATTTTCATTAGTGCAATTCACATGTGAAATAGTGTTAATTTGTTAAATCAATTTTTTGGAATTTGTTTGCATTCATTGGCACAACCAGTCCTAATTTTGTTTATTGGGGGGAGACAGTCTATTACAATCAGCACTATCCAGATAGTgatttttccagtttgtccaacatTCTTGTTAGAGCGAGATACTTTGCATAATTATTAGTGTTGTAATAATTAGATCCTGTTCTTTATTAgtgttctgtaattcctttccacataatttgtcagttgtgtgtggtctattttctccaattccacattccataacatggcatttattcacattgaattcaaattactacttgacgctcaaagcacttattttatctagatcagtTTAAATTCATTATAATCGTTTGTGACACCTATCTTCCCCAGTAACTTAGCATCAtgtgcaaacatgttcatataattctgtgttCCTTTTGGTTGATCGTTTATGTAGAAGattaacattactggtgcaagaactgaatcctgtggtactccgctagtaacactcatCCTGTCAGAtacatctgtctgtcagttagtaaatttttcatccatgtcagaagtctccctgtcactccctccagcatgttccagtttccagaacagcctttTCTGTGGGAAgctcctacggctccctggagcttatcgggctaatgtatgttatattagactgggactttagctaaggagttcagacattccagggaccagcgccagaacctggccccttcagagaggtttcagggagcaatggccctggaaaacccccttgtggttggggttttccttaactgccatcaaccagggttagcacccagaaatgtaggcataacaaaacaaaccccacatagtaaaaaactaaaacaaaaaaccaaacagagagatagaaactccctacaatctcaaggaaacaagcaaacatcacacttcgctgctgcgccgatcgtccgcgcagccctccctgccctgagaggggggagggagggagccccggacctaccacgccggctgcctagcataagttcgtaagctaatgtcaaccgggatagacgcttctctggcctcgagtttcctaggcggtgtttgccttgtgtggcgttcactgctgtgtgttgtgttgtgcggtggccaggagcacCTCATCTGTGCTGgagctgcatgcacttaggggcttccttccctaagctccctgtgagtactgcctctgcgtgacagggttatcttccctggggtgttcgggaaccattcccatagaggttcttgctgctcagcatttgcctcgcccttggggccagctggggcttggggctcttgtttggccctgggaagtgactggtattg
The Procambarus clarkii isolate CNS0578487 chromosome 51, FALCON_Pclarkii_2.0, whole genome shotgun sequence DNA segment above includes these coding regions:
- the MetRS gene encoding methionine--tRNA ligase, cytoplasmic — its product is MLTVHERSSQNPNWYFRLRYFSNSVVKDQEQDYSTMKLLCQKEHPNGLKVLVASALSGNVVNIVEEKGVPSGAVLEVREGNTTFHLHANSAVLFLLNASRQECVVSEDCEKWLEWEATELQPVLVPYLISVAGGKEDKSLRAALDSLLTSLCASNHLSAQGLSATSVVFFSSLLPLISEAESQTFLQEHHPSLLAFIKTLKEQSHYKECVSSWYKSESFLKTWIAKGPIPYNPVQSTLALLKSSPSTTPLTSSSASTPPEQNKSARAAVSREQLIEAQSAWIHPSANTLRTPNPAPVLPVEGETNILITSALPYVNNVPHLGNIIGCVLSADCFARFCRLRGDNVLYICGTDEYGTATENKAIAEGLTPQQICDKYHVIHADVYKWFNISFDYFGRTTTEQQTKIAQDIFTKLDNNGKIFKESVEQLYCKKCERFLADRFVEGICPHPGCGYEDARGDQCDGCGKLINAMELVKPRCKLCSSLPEVKSSNHLFLDLPSIEPDLSSWLATTSKQWTNNAKVICDSWIRDGLKTRCITRDLKWGTPVPKDGFRDKVFYVWFDAPIGYLSITACYTDQWEKWWKNPSHVQYYEFMAKDNVPFHGVVFPSTQLGSGDNWTIVNNLIATEYLNYEDGKFSKSRGVGVFGDQVMDTGIPSDVWRFYLLYLRPEVHDTAFSWVDLQTKNNSELLNNLGNFVHRSLSFVFKFFGSAIPAAKPTEPDFRVMVAVNQELQLYATALGNNRQRDGLRHILSITRIGNQYIQEHEPYKLIKPDRSAEDRERGATVTAIAANIVALVSVILSPYMPNTAEHIQVFLNKPPQLQGLPSLFTQFLSTGHVIQEPKPLITPIDDEMIQKLAKKFAGQAVPEKKPVNPAEVCRLESLVQEQANKVRKLKEGGSAGKDVITAEVATLISLKGQLAVAQGSDPAASVGKDKKKKGNDVKAETSPVGASPNMNGPVDEKEVNRLQVLVTEQGNKVRKLKEGGSAGKDVIAAEVATLISLKSQLAVAQGSDPAAPAGKDKKKKKGNDAKAETSPVGASPNMNGPVDEKEVNRLQVLVTEQGTRVRAIKAKAGVSKNEIGVEVTKLLDLKNQLSIAQGIDPAVVNSKDKKKKK